In Mycobacterium sp. JS623, one genomic interval encodes:
- a CDS encoding carbonic anhydrase, with the protein MPNTNPVTAWKALKEGNERFVAGKPEHPSQSIDHRASLAEGQKPTAVVFGCADSRVAAEIIFDQGLGDMFVVRTAGHVIDSAVLGSVEYAVTVLNVPLIVVLGHDSCGAVKATLSVLDDGEVPDGYVRDIVERITPTVLQGRHAGLTRVDEFETRHVNDTVSQLRIRSAAIAERLAAGTVAIVGLTYHLADGKVVLRDHLGDIGEA; encoded by the coding sequence ATGCCCAACACGAATCCAGTGACCGCGTGGAAAGCACTCAAGGAGGGTAACGAGCGATTCGTCGCCGGCAAGCCCGAACACCCCAGCCAGAGCATCGACCACCGCGCCAGCCTCGCCGAGGGACAAAAGCCAACCGCGGTGGTGTTCGGCTGCGCCGACAGCCGAGTGGCCGCCGAGATCATCTTCGACCAGGGTCTCGGCGACATGTTCGTGGTGCGCACCGCCGGCCACGTCATCGATTCCGCGGTGCTTGGATCCGTGGAGTACGCGGTGACGGTGCTGAATGTGCCGCTGATCGTCGTGCTGGGCCATGACAGCTGCGGCGCGGTGAAGGCGACGTTGTCCGTGCTCGACGACGGCGAGGTGCCTGACGGGTATGTGCGCGACATCGTGGAACGCATCACGCCCACCGTCTTGCAGGGCCGCCACGCCGGCTTGACGCGGGTCGATGAGTTCGAAACACGGCACGTCAACGACACCGTCAGCCAACTGCGGATTCGGTCGGCAGCCATCGCCGAACGGCTCGCGGCGGGGACAGTGGCGATCGTCGGCCTCACCTACCACTTGGCCGACGGCAAGGTGGTGCTGCGCGATCATCTGGGCGACATCGGCGAAGCCTGA